The following coding sequences lie in one Alosa sapidissima isolate fAloSap1 chromosome 15, fAloSap1.pri, whole genome shotgun sequence genomic window:
- the urb1 gene encoding nucleolar pre-ribosomal-associated protein 1 isoform X2 codes for MSQKRPNKCKGVPRTPAKVSKKDPLEFNGTVFKSMLQDPTTVMKGLDTFVKAAQKLPCADLYDVVEGYIKISAECAEILKLLEEENKVENKMLLVLQSLEIILLRIASDLSHFSMVGSTIVKKIASTHMKLLQTFLHAENSRFVRQCLTFMAAMVSQGPESAREVFSQIYFGKALSGLAQRRDKMGRPDVRLVYIQFAISFLLSGDNSSIVQLLETKDFLQDILSSGIKEDRISIVNLILATLQSKVVQNKAISKTQKVRFFTPSILSHIASLYRWNGIVDSDIEGHEARTPEEAGKIVVREQVHSFLLDLCCSRKHGISFHDPSLGTAGRAGNIVLLQFLVGLKDATKDKLITELVVSTLKSSPDVLARYLKESVHSFIPRPKSAWQDNINLLKKIYEAQPEVSRAFQTREFIPLPRLLTMVMVTSLPPVCNKAFFTQGLNCKNTVVQHTTLSMASFILKRALKNIEHCLDKSVWQCSDIYTPAMMEDFVQLYREALSKVLPDMTSIVYQWQLLTKKEKVEGDGGKVKAEEKNEEAEETLAETQGGDETQVILLKAVILQVMCLYQRVVPHLVSQSRFDFSKLLKGIVSEKGMKDEVPPILQYQILQLALELPASKFSWFRVQDTSDSESAGGEKSVFYLILKMFASSNTSHLKTSTRMLVLKVLKDSGVFEHTWRELELWLDRLACLEPSHQEPVIQFLDRVLVKLLCNPHTYTDKAASLVQEAAYLQANLSGQDGDAVSIPISHIDDVLDMVDVIMEGSEGEIEQLGPSLTDDLIMQSFPFSAIVPAVLEARNDLPAAYKEEKGVLYEYLSAVLCDVLHCQRDPLALCLTLQQYDKELHTSTEAKGPPHPSVIEFHQYYSKWLPQQSQETLFTSSKRDSAALSPVGFSAVMRAAYSQGPTALLQNELRQSVEESLATLELSHFPTAVCQLLLYVQSTVENLSMLPKGTGVSVVGSLMEVLQAVVLKLQESETAEPKAVEGQEGEELFLDVSPGGKDNKDEVVLTVLKTIFKHPCLEQWFFALELGTLPAHSLNPVQLKALCAQVSDSILSLLQAAVVTLSQLDAVDLIGGYISAVQRALVKELEVVAEKPDAKRHAKDSLALKALLALHKHMEVAGLKEVVSALLLLPKESLVVATVATGDSDVTKEESRSQLSVYGAAALQVLTESPSQDGALYLSRAHLGGLATLLTSCRSTALEDFFLQALTADPGSAKLVRTDVLLYCTKPGGGADGSSTQAVGSLLLQNCSTQRLRFELWCLETAGLGEEVMRNQGLLTLLSAYLKVAAREDPTRPSEVRIAVLTALQQTLLAPLWSTMLGTEVGETLGLLVEVLSNLIKLATKASDVLTLMSDLTASLQKPQSFERWQLADAISAKLEDSPEALESWRKSQLRAALRWLIASYSSCKEMESANLDQEEAILQRLEGLVMSQEHVAVTDWNSFVKSGLKHRYRHHALVNTLTSLVELLYGDSDPPKGLLPLATIHMMSSSHSLFLPSMLGSEEELCSSPQVKEALISLSLVLVKKCPSVCEMRHFVVLLGAYGATLSTADQKLLLLLQEYEKNGFSLMDFQCMLWGPAAVEHHKTRMSMGPSLWQQPSSEEMLALLIPARMQHTVSHFPQQRRIIPQEGKELIYKPEGDQDLTDLYDPCFLLPLFSAMLRPECVIDCLKFVSCHALGVTVASLSSYDPKLRAAAYQVLGSYYQHLEAARFKGKRQLLYLLDTVKNGIKQQNLRVPFVLTTYVAKVAQQMLRPEEHMYMVVNKFLLGHQYLDFKRVPEFFKLFYSSDLEHKVEREWMLSVLEEGVADRYCYELCDQQGLYHTLLGFCCSPLCDESTQILIINVLRKTAHVTKGAYNLTKAHGLLTWLMQVLERRFVDPRLLSAVVDLAHTLWFTNLGQKESRAEESSSAAEDKDKPQPAIKCLPLPLINEFLCVLLSVIKHLKTAGVKAPQLKPFLQTLSSVLMHRGIALGVHSEAGWLTLKAQLLSSLDVLSLLHRWGTLARDTALLNTLQGLATACQLKDVFGAGRERGRAKSSMHQQALRSRMEEQADTDGESEKRDQSLLDECKPLLRNIFTHWEPAPRTLPVPSTAPQTNSEVPQTKCLEPVCMSHSAASLLVRWTLRTLALSTYDSNSVLSFLKWVHTVVLPHKGVIDTLMADMAVKIDFLRLYHQACECGDPTQCFSREETLSLFTSIMLQLLEAQGVPMGPLHQAVVTTCLPKSTDDHTGRAGLLLLSLYIHELWSGVESAELFLTHVKLVTLDQGEMNKSKSNVVDLCREILTLLDSSMST; via the exons ATGTCGCAGAAACGCCCGAATAAATGTAAAGGTGTCCCTCGAACACCGGCCAAGGTATCAAAAAAGGATCCTCTGGAGTTTAACGGAACAGTGTTTAAAAGCATGCTGCAGGATCCTACAACTGTAATGAAAG GTTTGGATACTTTCGTAAAAGCTGCCCAGAAGTTACCGTGTGCAGACCTCTACGATGTTGTTGAAGGCTACATCAAAATTTCCGCCGAATGTGCCGAAATCCTTAAGTTGTTGGAGGAAGAAAATAAGGTTGAAAACAAA ATGCTGCTGGTCCTGCAGAGCTTGGAGATCATTCTTCTGCGGATAGCGAGTGATCTGTCTCATTTCAGTATGGTGGGCTCCACTATTGTCAAAAAGATTGCGTCCACTCACATGAAACTACTGCAGACTTTCTTGCACGCGGAGAACTCACG GTTTGTCCGTCAGTGCCTCACCTTCATGGCCGCTATGGTGTCACAGGGTCCTGAGTCTGCCAGGGAAGTCTTCAGCCAGATCTATTTTGGTAAAGCTTTGTCTGGACTGGCACAAAGAAGAGACAAGATG GGAAGACCTGATGTTCGCCTAGTGTACATACAGTTTGCCATTTCATTCCTGCTCTCGGGGGACAATTCTTCAATTGTACAGCTTCTTGAGACGAAAG ACTTTCTTCAAGACATTTTAAGCTCTGGCATCAAAGAAGACCGAATTTCTATCGTAAATCTGATTTTAGCCACTCTCCAGTCAAAG GTGGTGCAAAACAAGGCTATCAGCAAAACCCAGAAAGTGCGCTTTTTTACTCCCTCCATCCTATCCCATATCGCCTCTCTGTACCGATGGAATGGAATAGTGGACTCCGATATTGAAGGCCATGAG GCCAGAACTCCTGAGGAGGCAGGGAAGATTGTTGTCCGGGAACAAGTTCACAGCTTCCTGCTAGACCTGTGCTGCTCACGCAAACATGGAATCAGTTTCCACGACCCAAGCCTGGGGACCGCTGGACG GGCGGGAAACATAGTGCTGTTGCAGTTCCTGGTGGGGCTGAAGGATGCCACCAAGGACAAGCTGATCACGGAGCTGGTGGTCAGCACCTTGAAGAGCAGCCCTGACGTGTTGGCCCGCTACCTGAAAGAAAGTGTTCACTCCTTCATACCCCGCCCGAAAAGCGCATGGCAAGACAATATCAACCTCCTCAAGAAA ATCTATGAGGCTCAGCCAGAGGTGTCCAGAGCCTTCCAAACACGAGAGTTCATTCCACTTCCTCGTCTGCTCACCATGGTGATGGTGACCTCACTCCCGCCCGTCTGCAATAAAGCCTTCTTCACTCAGGGCCTGAAC TGCAAAAATACTGTGGTTCAGCACACCACTTTGTCCATGGCGTCCTTCATCCTGAAGAGGGCTCTGAAGAACATTGAGCACTGTCTGGACAAGAGTGTGTGGCAGTGCTCAGACATCTACACCCCAGCCATGATGGAGGATTTTGTGCAGCTGTACAGGGAGGCCCTAAGCAAG GTTCTACCAGACATGACGAGCATTGTGTACCAGTGGCAGTTACTGACAAAGAAGGAAAAGGTTGAGGGAGATGGTGGAAAGGTTAAAGCGGAGGAGAAAAATGAAGAAGCAGAGGAAACTCTGGCGGAAACCCAAG GTGGAGATGAGACTCAGGTGATCCTGTTGAAAGCGGTCATCCTCCAGGTCATGTGTCTGTACCAGAGGGTGGTACCCCACCTGGTCAGTCAGAGCCGCTTTGACTTCAGCAAACTCCTGAAAG GTATCGTCTCAGAGAAGGGCATGAAGGATGAGGTGCCTCCCATCCTACAGTATCAGATCCTACAGCTGGCTTTAGAACTTCCTGCCAGCAAGTTCTCCTGGTTCCGTGTTCAG GACACATCAGATTCAGAATCTGCTGGTGGGGAAAAGTCTGTCTTTTATTTGATTCTCAAGATGTTTGCCAGCAGTAACACCAGCCACTTGAAGACCTCCACCAGAATGCTCGTCCTCAAG gttcTCAAGGACAGTGGTGTGTTCGAGCACACATGGCGAGAGCTCGAGCTGTGGCTGGATCGCTTGGCCTGTCTGGAGCCCTCCCACCAGGAGCCAGTCATCCAGTTCTTGGACAGG GTGTTGGTGAAACTGCTGTgtaacccacacacatacacagataaggCAGCCAGCCTGGTACAGGAGGCAGCCTACCTGCAGGCCAACCTCAGTGGTCAGGATGGAGATGCCGTCAGCATCCCCATCTCACACATAGATG ATGTGCTCGACATGGTTGATGTCATCATGGAGGGCAGTGAGGGTGAGATCGAGCAGCTGGGGCCGTCGCTTACTGATGATCTCATCATGCAGAGCTTCCCTTTCAGTGCCATAGTGCCTGCTGTTCTTGAGGCACGGAATGACCTCCCTGCAGCATACAAAGAGGAGAAAG GTGTGCTGTATGAGTACTTGTCAGCGGTGCTCTGTGACGTCCTCCACTGCCAGAGAGACCCGCTGGCCCTCTGTCTGACCCTGCAGCAGTACGACAAAGAGCTGCACACGTCCACTGAGGCCAAAGGACCCCCTCATCCCTCTGTCATAGAGTTCCATCAGTATTACTCAAAATGGCTTCCACAGCAATCTCAGGAAACACTG TTCACCTCGTCGAAAAGGGACAGTGCTGCTCTGTCTCCTGTTGGCTTCTCTGCTGTGATGAGGGCTGCCTACAGTCAGGGTCCCACTGCGCTGCTCCAGAATGAACTCCGGCAGAGCGTGGAGGAGTCTCTGGCCACCCTGGAGCTCTCGCACTTCCCCACTGCAGTCTGTCAGCTCCTGCTCTACGTCCAGTCCACTGTGGAGAACCTCAGCATG CTTCCTAAAGGCACAGGTGTGTCTGTTGTGGGGAGCCTGATGGAGGTGCTGCAGGCTGTGGTGCTGAAGCTGCAGGAGTCCGAGACCGCGGAGCCTAAAGCAGTTGAGGGTCAGGAGGGGGAAGAGCTGTTCCTGGACGTCAGCCCTGGAGGAAAGGACAATAAAGATGAG GTGGTCCTGACTGTGCTGAAGACCATCTTTAAGCACCCGTGTCTGGAGCAGTGGTTCTTTGCCCTCGAGCTGGGCACCCTGCCTGCCCACTCCCTCAACCCTGTACAGCTCAAGGCCCTGTGTGCCCAGGTCAGCGACAGCAtcctctcactgctccaggCCGCAGTGGTAACCCTGAGTCAGCTGGATGCAGTGGACCTAATCGGAGGCTATATTTCAGCTGTTCAGCGGGCACTGGTAAAGGAGCTGGAGGTGGTGGCGGAGAAGCCTGATGCCAAGCGCCATGCCAAGGACTCCCTGGCACTGAAAGCGCTGTTGGCGTTGCACAAACACATGGAGGTGGCTGGGCTCAAAGAGGTCGTCTCCGCCCTGCTACTCTTGCCTAAAGAGAGCCTTGTTGTGGCAACGGTTGCTACGGGCGATTCTGATGTCACAAAGGAAGAGTCTCGGTCACAGCTGAGCGTGTACGGTGCGGCGGCGCTGCAGGTGCTGACCGAGAGCCCCTCGCAAGACGGCGCCCTCTATCTGTCCCGCGCACACCTTGGTGGCCTAGCAACGCTGCTCACGTCCTGCCGCAGCACCGCACTGGAGGACTTCTTCCTCCAAGCACTGACCGCCGACCCCGGAAGCGCCAAGCTGGTGCGGACAGATGTGCTGCTGTACTGCACTAAGCCAGGCGGGGGCGCTGATGGCAGCTCCACACAAGCAGTGGGCTCACTGCTGCTGCAAAACTGCTCCACCCAGAGGCTGCGCTTTGAGCTCTGGTGCCTGGAGACGGCGGGCCTGGGGGAGGAGGTGATGCGTAACCAGGGGCTTCTCACCCTGCTGTCCGCATACCTGAAGGTGGCTGCCAGAGAAGACCCTACCAGACCCTCTGAAG TGCGCATAGCGGTGCTCACGGCCCTGCAGCAGACTCTGCTGGCCCCCCTGTGGAGCACCATGTTGGGGACTGAGGTGGGGGAGACGCTGGGCCTGCTTGTGGAGGTCCTCTCCAACCTAATCAAACTGGCAACCAAAGCTAGTGATGTTCTCACATTGATGTCAGACCTCACTGCCAGCCTCCAGAAACCACAGAGCTTTGAAAG gtggcagctagcagatgCTATCAGTGCTAAGCTGGAGGACAGCCCTGAAGCTCTGGAGTCTTGGAGAAAGTCCCAGCTCAGGGCTGCCCTCCGGTGGTTGATTGCTTCGTACAGCAGCTGTAAAGAGATGGAAAGTGCCAATTTAGACCAGGAGGAGGCCATTCTACAGAGACTGGAGGGACTTGTG ATGTCTCAAGAACATGTGGCAGTGACTGACTGGAATAGTTTTGTGAAATCGGGGCTAAA ACATCGCTACAGACACCATGCCCTAGTGAACACATTAACCAGCCTGGTGGAGCTGCTGTACGGAGACTCTGACCCCCCTAAGGGCCTGCTGCCCCTGGCCACCATCCACATGATGTCCAGCAGCCACTCCCTCTTCCTGCCCTCCATGCTGGGCTCAGAGGAGGAGCTATGCAGTAGTCCTCAGGTTAAAG AGGcgctcatctctctctcgctcgtgCTGGTGAAGAAATGCCCATCGGTGTGTGAGATGCGGCACTTTGTGGTTCTGCTGGGAGCCTACGGAGCCACGCTGAGCACTGCAG ATCAGAAGCTGCTCCTCCTGCTTCAGGAATATGAGAAGAATGGCTTTAGTCTCATGGACTTTCA GTGCATGCTGTGGGGCCCTGCAGCGGTGGAGCACCATAAGACCCGTATGAGCATGGGCCCGTCGCTGTGGCAGCAGCCCAGCTCAGAGGAGATGCTGGCCCTGCTCATCCCTGCCAGGATGCAGCACACGGTCAGCCACTTCCCCCAGCAGCGCCGCATCATCCCACAG GAAGGGAAGGAGCTGATTTATAAACCAGAAGGAGACCAGGACTTAACTGACCTGTATGACCCCTGCTTCCTGTTGCCTCTCTTCAGTGCCATGTTGCGACCAG AGTGTGTAATTGACTGCCTGAAGTTTGTGTCCTGCCATGCCCTCGGGGTGACTGTGGCCTCCCTGAGCAGCTACGACCCCAAGCTGAGGGCAGCTGCGTACCAGGTGCTGGGCTCTTACTACCAGCATCTGGAAGCAGCTCGCTTCAAAGGGAAGAGACAG CTTCTGTATTTGCTGGACACAGTGAAGAATGGTATTAAGCAACAGAACCTTCGAGTGCCTTTCGTGTTGACCACCTATGTGGCCAAAGTGGCTCAGCAGATGCTCAGACCTG AGGAACACATGTACATGGTTGTCAACAAATTCCTCCTGGGACACCAGTATCTGGATTTTAAGCGCGTCCCTGAATTCTTCAAACTCTTTTACAGCTCTGATTTAGAG CACAAAGTGGAGCGGGAGTGGATGTTGAGCGTGCTGGAGGAAGGTGTGGCGGACAGATACTGCTACGAGCTGTGCGACCAGCAGGGCCTCTACCACACCCTACTGGGGTTCTGCTGCAGCCCGCTGTGTGATGAGTCCACTCAG ATTCTGATTATAAATGTTTTGAGGAAAACTGCCCATGTTACCAAAGGAGCCTATAATCTCACTAAGGCTCATGGACTTCTGACATGGCTGATGCAGGTGCTGGAGAGAAG GTTTGTGGATCCTAGGTTACTCAGTGCTGTTGTGGACCTGGCACACACGCTGTGGTTCACTAATCTGGGCCAGAAAGAGAGCAGGGCAGAGGAGAGCAGTTCTGCAGCAGAAGATAAGGACAAACCTCAGCCTGCGATCAAGTGCCTTCCCCTACCGCTGATCAATGAGTTCCTCTGTGTGCTCTTGAGTGTCATCAAACACCTCAA GACAGCAGGTGTGAAGGCCCCTCAGCTGAAACCTTTCCTACAGACTCTATCCTCTGTCTTGATGCATCGTGGGATAGCTCTGGGAGTCCATTCGGAAGCGGGCTGGCTCACTCTGAAAGCCCAGCTCCTCTCCAGCTTGGACGTCCTCTCCCTGCTCCATCGCTGGGGAACATTGGCTCGTGACACAGCTCTTCTCAACACTCTGCAAGGCCTGGCCACAGCATGTCAACTCAAAGACGTTTTTG GtgctgggagagaaagaggccgAGCCAAAAGTTCCATGCATCAACAGGCTTTGCGCTCACGCATGGAAGAGCAGGCAGACACGGACGGAGAGTCTGAGAAACGCGATCAGAGCCTCCTGGACGAGTGCAAACCCCTCTTGAGGAACATCTTCACACACTGGGAGCCTGCACCTCGGACTCTGCCTGTGCCCTCTACTGCCCCCCAAACCAATTCAGAAGTGCCTCAAACTAAATGCCTTGAACCTGTCTGCATGTCCCACTCAGCGGCTAGTCTACTCGTCAGATGGACGCTCCGGACGTTGGCGTTATCAACATACGATAGCAACAGTGTGTTGAGCTTCTTGAAATGGGTTCATACGGTCGTGTTGCCCCACAAAGGCGTGATCGATACACTCATGGCTGATATGGCCGTAAAAATAGACTTCCTTAGGCTCTACCACCAGGCCTGTGAGTGTGGAGATCCAACACAGTGCTTCAGCCGAGAAGAAACTCTCAGCCTCTTCACCAGCATCATGCTTCAGCTACTGGAGGCACAAGGTGTCCCAATGGGACCTTTGCATCAGGCAGTGGTCACCACCTGCCTACCAAAGTCTACAGATGACCATACAGGAAGAG CTGGCCTGCTGCTGCTATCTCTGTACATCCATGAgttgtggagtggtgtggagtCTGCTGAGCTGTTTTTGACGCATGTCAAACTAGTGACGTTGGACCAAGGAGAAATGAATAAGTCCAAATCAAATGTGGTTGACCTCTGCAGAGAAATCCTCACTCTCCTGGACTCAAGCATGTCAACGTGA